The following DNA comes from Alienimonas californiensis.
GGACGGACAGGCCCGCCGCCGCGGCCGCGTCGGCGGCGCGCAACACCTCGGCGGTGACCTCCTCGCCGGGGCAGGCCAGCGGGATGCCCGGCGGGTAGACCGCGATCACCTCGCCGGCGATCCGGCCCGCGGCGCCGGCCCGCGGGACGGATTCGGTGGGCAGGGAGGCGGCGCGACGGGGGGAGAGCCGCACCAGCGGCTCCGGCAGCACGGCGCCGCCCCCGTGGCCGTTCTCTCCCGGCTGACCCGGGGGCAGGGCCGCGAACGTGTCGATCAGGTCGTCCCAGGCGGCCCGGTCGTCGCCCGGTCCCAAAACGAAAACGACGTGCGTCCGGTCGCAGAACTCGTGTTCGATTCGACGCTCTCGCAGGACCCGCTCCACCGCCGGGCCGTCGGCCCCCGTCTCGGACACGTCCACCGCCAATCGGAAGGGGTCGGTCGTGGCGAAGTCCTCCGGGTCGCGGCTCGCCCCGGACAAACGCACGCCGGGCAGCGCCGCGAGCTTCGCCCGCAGGGCCGCGACCTCCGGCACCGCGTCGGGGAAGCGGTTGCGGCCGCCGCCGTGCAACCACTGCCGGGCGGCGTCGAGGGAGGCCAGGACGAGGTTGGACGGGGACGTGGTCTGGAGCAGGTTCATCCGGGCCGCGAAGCGGTCGGGGTCCAGCCGCGATTCCTGCGGAAAGTGCGCCCAGGCTCCCCCGACCAGCGCGCCGAGCGTCTTGTGCGGGCTCTGGATCACGAGATCGACCGGCGCGTCGACCGCCGATCCCGGCCCGCGCCCGGCGGGCAGGAACTTGAAGTGGCCGCCGTGGGCTTCGTCCACGATCGTCAGCACGCCCCGCCGGCGGCAGAGCGCCGCGACCTCCCGCAGGACGTCCAGACTCGCCGCCACGCCGTAGTAGCTCGGCCGGGTCAGCAACAACGCGCGAATGCGGGGGTCGGCGTCCAGATGGTGGGCGACGTCCGCCGGGGAGAGCTCCGCGGCGGCGGCCGGATCGGCGGACCGCGGCATCAGATACCGCGGCGTCGCCCCGGACAGGGCCAGCGCGGAAAAGGCGCTGCGGTGCGCGATCCGGCTGAGCAGCAGCGAATCCCCCTCCGGGACCGCCGCGAGGACTCCTGCAATAATGCCGAGCGTCGCCCCGCCGGCGAGGAACCGGGTGGCGGACGCCTCATAAAGGTCGGCGGCCAACCGCTCCGCCTCCGCCAGACAGCCGCGGGGGTGGAACGTGTTGTCCGTGACGCCCATCGCCGGCAGGTCGAGCCGGAACGCGGCCGGCCCGAGGGCTTCCAACATTCGCGGCGGGGCGAAGCGTCCGGACTTGTGCCCCGGCGTGTGCAGACCGCGGACGCCGCGGTCGGCATACGCCAACAGCGCGTCCAGCAGCGGGGCGCGGTCAGCGGGCTCCCGCGAACCGGAAATCTGAACGGCAGACACGGCAAAGGTCTTTCGAGGGAACCGGCAGGTCCCGGGGGAGCGGGCGCCGGCGACGGCGGAAGGACGTTTTTCGCCCCCTCCGTCGCCGCACGGTCGCCCGGATCGCCCGGTCGCTCAGTTCACGCCGGCCAGATGGCCGTTCCGGGATTCCACGCGGCGTGCGGCGCCGTTCGAGGAACTCCCGTGGGACGACCCGGCCTTCGGCGCGTCGCCGCGGCGGACGCGGGTGGGGGCGATCGGCCGACGGACCGATTCCGGGGCCACGCCCGCCTTGATCGCCGCCAACAGGCCGGCCGCTTCGAGGTAGCTGCTCACCTGGTGGAACTGTCCCGGAGCCCAGCCGAGGGCGCCCAGGTCGTTCCGCATGAGGTTCTCGTTTTCCTGCACCGCGATCACGCGGATGCCCTGCGCCCGGGCGGCGAGGACCGGCAGCCCTAGGCAGCCGTCCGGCACGATCAGGGCCGACACGTCTTCGGCGTGCAGTTCGGAGGGGTCGTAAGCCGACGATCCCGCCACCAGCGCGGGGGCCTTGTGCAGGCCCTTGAGCACGCACATCAGGTACGTCACGGAGATGACCTCCGCCGCCTTCCGGGGGTCGACCCGGCCGTACCGCTCCGTCCGCAGCGACAGGTCGGACATCGTCGGGGCGTGGGCGACCGGCACTTCCAGCAGCGAGGACAGCGTGTGCGTCAGGGCCGCCTCGGCGCCGCCCCAGGGGTTGGGCCGGTCGCCGTTGAAGTAGTCCGCGTGGAGTTGCAGCGAGTCGACCGGGGGAGTGATCTTGCTGGCGACGGCGACGGCGTCGAACTCCGCGCGGCGGCTCCGCAGCAGGCGGACCAGCGGTTCCAGAGAGTCGATCCGCCCGGTCGCGCGACCGGCGGGGGAGTACTCGATCCGGACGCCCAGTCCGCCGTGGGCAATGAGGACTTCGGGCACGTCAATGCCCATAGTCGCTCGCGCCGTGGAGGCGCAGTTCACGACCTGATCCAGCACCCAGCCGGAACCGAGTTCGCCGTCTTCCTCGAAGCCCGCGCCTCCCCGCTCGGCCGGATCGGTGACCACCAGCACCCGGTTCGAACGCACCCGCCGCAGGCCGGCGGCACCGGTCAGCAACCGGCAGATCTGGCTGCCCTCGACGTACAGCGCGTTCTCCGGCTGTTCGTTCACGTCGCTGGCGTTCACCACGTTCGGGTGCAGGACGAGCCGGTCGCAGACCTGGGCCAGGACCTTCGCGGCGGGCGTGGCGTCGCCGGCGTGCCCGCCGATCGTGCAGTCCACCCCGGTGGGGATGAGCATGACGGCGTTCATCGCGTCGACCCGCTCCGGGCCGCGGCGGCGGTATTCGAAGATCGAGGGGAACTCCGCCCCGCCCTCGAACCCGAATGCCGTCTCGACCTCACAGCGCACCGCGTCCCCGCGACCGTCGATCGCCGAGAATCGCAGCGGGATCCCGCCGCACCGCTCTTCCAGCTCTCGACCCAGACTTGCCAGATCGCCGCGGACTGTCTGCCCGTCAACGTTAAGGGAGACAGATTTCACGTGCATAGCAGGCGAACGATCGGCAGGGGGGAGGGGGAGGGGGGCCGGAGCGAAAGCAGAACGACGCGCTCGTCGGCCGGGCGCGTTTTATAGGTGCGAGGGTCCGCTCTGTCGAACCCAGGGGCGGTCGAACATTCCGCGGCGGTCGGCTGCGTTCCGTAACTCCTACAGGATTCAGGAGAACGGGGGTGCGCGCCCCCGGGCCGCTGCGGCGTGACTCCCCAGGCCGCAGCGGCGCGACCGCCGTTCGGCGTCGTCGGCGTTCACGCCGCCCCGCGACAAACAGTCGCTCCTGACGGGGCTGGGTCGGGAGTTCACTGAGCGGCGTTCCAACTTGCCGTCGACGTACGCTCCGCCGCCGGCCCGTCGCCACCTCGCTCTCCGAGACGTCGGTGCAGCACCGCGACGACGGGCTCCCGCCGGCCGACGAGGCGATCCGGTCCGGCCGGGCCGGAGGATTCGACGGTCCCTCGGAGCCATACCGGAACGTTCGTCAGGAGCCGCCTGACTTGCTATCGGTAGGCGCGCCCTCCTGCTGGAAATACCGAGTCGCCATGGCAGACCGTCAGAAATCCGTCGAACGATTTTCTTTCCCGCAAGAGCCGATCGATCGGTTGGTCAAGCCGATCAATCAGTTTCTCCACGTCGAAGCGGCGAGCGGGATCGTCCTCCTGCTCTGTGCGGTCGCGGCTCTCGCGGCGGCGAACTCCGCGATTGCCGAGGCGTATCTCGGCTTCTGGAAGACGCCGATCGGCGTCGCCGTGGGAGACTTCGAACTGCGGCATTCCCTGAAACACTGGATTAACGACGGGTTAATGGCGGTGTTTTTCTTCGTCATCGGCCTGGAGGTGAAACGCGAACTTGTCCTTGGGGAACTGCAGGACATTCGGCGCGCCGCCCTGCCGCTCGCGGCGGCGCTTGGCGGGATGCTCCTGCCGGCGTCGATCTATCTGGCATCGCAGTTCGGCGAAACGGGGCAGCGGGGGTGGGGAATTCCCATGGCCACGGACATCGCCTTCGTCGTGGGGTGCATGGCGGTGCTCGGCCGGCGGGTGCCCTCCGCTCTCCGAATCGTTCTGCTCTCCCTGGCGATTATCGACGATATCGGGGCGATCCTGGTGATCGCCTTCGGTTATACCGAATCCATCCACTGGATCTGGCTGACGGCGGGGATCGCGGGGATCGGCCTCGTCTGCATCATGCAACGCCTGGGGATTCGCAGCATGGGCATGTACACGCTGTTGGGCGTCTTAATCTGGCTCGGGTTTCATGAGTCCGGTATCCACGCCACGATCGCCGGCGTGGTTCTGGGATTAATGACGCCGGCTCGCGCCTATCTCGAACGTGGAACCGGCAAGGAACTCCTGAAGCGCGCCAGCGAGTTTATTCACGGCGGAAGTTGGGAAAAGGAGCCGGACCGTGCGGCGGAAATCAGTCGATACCGCCGCGCGACGCGGGAGACGATCTCTCCCCTGGAGTATTTGATTCACGTCCTGCACCCCTGGGTCGCCTTTTTTATCATGCCCGTGTTCGCGCTGGCCAACGCCGGGGTGCCGTTTCAGGCTGCGGACGCGGCGTCCCCCGTGGCGCTGGCGGTGATCGCGGGGCTGGCCGTCGGTAAGCCGGCCGGCATTCTGATCTTGTGTTGGCTCGCGTTAAAAACCGGCCTGGCCCGGCTCCCTGCGGGGGTCACCTGGCGGCACCTGGCGGGCGGGGGATTTCTGGCGGGCATCGGCTTCACGATGGCCCTATTTATCGCCGGCCTTGCGTTCGCGGACGAAACGTTACTGCGGTCGGCCAAGGTCGGCGTGCTCGTCGGATCGCTGACCAGCGCCGTGGTCGGTATGGCCGTCCTCGCAACCTCTCCGGTCTCCTTGGCGGCCACGCAGACCGGGCCGGTTCACGGATCAGAACCATGATCCGGGGAGACCTCCCCGGCTCAGTCCGCTGCACCGGTGCGAAGAATTCAGGACAGGTCGTCACCACCATGGGCGGCCGGTGAAATGCGAGCGCTCCCGGTCGCTCACGCACCCGCCGATTCACACGCTCAACGTCGCCGAGCGTGTTGGAGGCGAACGCTCCCCGCCGCCGCGGACGCGATCGGCGCCTCCGTCACGCGGTGGCGGGAGAAAACGGCTGGAGATCGGGAACCGCAACCCGCTGGTTGGCTGCTCGTTCTCGCCCAGCAGGGGCGGCATGAAGTTCCTCGCCCCGTCACTGGTCGTCGTCTGTTTTCTGACGCGGCGGGCACAACCGATCGTCGGCGGCGTTCAGTCTTGCGGTCCGTCCCGTCGGCCCTTGGCGTTCGACCTGCCGGGGCGTGATACTAGCCCGCGTTGATCCGTTTCCGCCCACGCCGCCGACCGTCCCATGCCTCGCGTCGACGTCACCGCCGTTTTATGGTTCGCGGTCGGGACGCCGCTGCTGTTCGGACCGACTCCCGCCTTTGCCCTTCAGGAGGATTCCCCGGCAGAGCAGGCCAAGGAAAAGACGCCCGCCGCCTCGAAGCCGGCCGAGTCCAGCCCCGCCCCCGCCGCGAAGGAGAACGACGCCGCGGCGGCCAAGGACGCCCCCAAGGACGCCCCGAAAGACGCCTCCGCCGACTCTAAGGACGCTGCCGCCGCTCCGGCGATCGTCAAACGGCCCGCGGCTCCGGAGGGCGCCGCGGCGATCGTGGAGGGCGGGGCGGATCTGTTCGACGCCGATGCCGACGGCAACTACTCCTTCAACTTCCGCGGCGCCCCCTGGCCGGCCGTGGTGACCGCCCTGGCGGACGCGTCCGGCCTGTCGCTGGACTGGCAGGAACTGCCGGGGGATACGCTCAACCTGCGAACCCAGCGGGCCTACACGGCCGAAGAGGCCCGCGATCTGATCAACCGGCACCTGCTCGCCCGCGGCTTCACGCTGCTGGTCGACGGCGAGGTGCTGACGGTGGCGAACCTCAAAAAGCTCGACCCCGGCGCCGTGCCGGCCGTCACGCCGGAGGAACTGGCGGACCTGCCGCCCAACCGCTTCGTGAAGTGCGTGTTCGCCCTCGACTGGCTTCCCGCCGAGCGGGCCGCGGAGGAGCTCAAGGTCCTGCTCTCGCCGCGGGGGACGCTCGCGGCGCTGCCGGGCAGCAACCGGGTGCTCGCGATGGACGCGGCCGGCAACCTG
Coding sequences within:
- the nhaA gene encoding Na+/H+ antiporter NhaA; the encoded protein is MADRQKSVERFSFPQEPIDRLVKPINQFLHVEAASGIVLLLCAVAALAAANSAIAEAYLGFWKTPIGVAVGDFELRHSLKHWINDGLMAVFFFVIGLEVKRELVLGELQDIRRAALPLAAALGGMLLPASIYLASQFGETGQRGWGIPMATDIAFVVGCMAVLGRRVPSALRIVLLSLAIIDDIGAILVIAFGYTESIHWIWLTAGIAGIGLVCIMQRLGIRSMGMYTLLGVLIWLGFHESGIHATIAGVVLGLMTPARAYLERGTGKELLKRASEFIHGGSWEKEPDRAAEISRYRRATRETISPLEYLIHVLHPWVAFFIMPVFALANAGVPFQAADAASPVALAVIAGLAVGKPAGILILCWLALKTGLARLPAGVTWRHLAGGGFLAGIGFTMALFIAGLAFADETLLRSAKVGVLVGSLTSAVVGMAVLATSPVSLAATQTGPVHGSEP
- a CDS encoding aminotransferase class I/II-fold pyridoxal phosphate-dependent enzyme — its product is MSAVQISGSREPADRAPLLDALLAYADRGVRGLHTPGHKSGRFAPPRMLEALGPAAFRLDLPAMGVTDNTFHPRGCLAEAERLAADLYEASATRFLAGGATLGIIAGVLAAVPEGDSLLLSRIAHRSAFSALALSGATPRYLMPRSADPAAAAELSPADVAHHLDADPRIRALLLTRPSYYGVAASLDVLREVAALCRRRGVLTIVDEAHGGHFKFLPAGRGPGSAVDAPVDLVIQSPHKTLGALVGGAWAHFPQESRLDPDRFAARMNLLQTTSPSNLVLASLDAARQWLHGGGRNRFPDAVPEVAALRAKLAALPGVRLSGASRDPEDFATTDPFRLAVDVSETGADGPAVERVLRERRIEHEFCDRTHVVFVLGPGDDRAAWDDLIDTFAALPPGQPGENGHGGGAVLPEPLVRLSPRRAASLPTESVPRAGAAGRIAGEVIAVYPPGIPLACPGEEVTAEVLRAADAAAAAGLSVHAADSTLKRILVLAD
- a CDS encoding DUF3326 domain-containing protein, whose translation is MHVKSVSLNVDGQTVRGDLASLGRELEERCGGIPLRFSAIDGRGDAVRCEVETAFGFEGGAEFPSIFEYRRRGPERVDAMNAVMLIPTGVDCTIGGHAGDATPAAKVLAQVCDRLVLHPNVVNASDVNEQPENALYVEGSQICRLLTGAAGLRRVRSNRVLVVTDPAERGGAGFEEDGELGSGWVLDQVVNCASTARATMGIDVPEVLIAHGGLGVRIEYSPAGRATGRIDSLEPLVRLLRSRRAEFDAVAVASKITPPVDSLQLHADYFNGDRPNPWGGAEAALTHTLSSLLEVPVAHAPTMSDLSLRTERYGRVDPRKAAEVISVTYLMCVLKGLHKAPALVAGSSAYDPSELHAEDVSALIVPDGCLGLPVLAARAQGIRVIAVQENENLMRNDLGALGWAPGQFHQVSSYLEAAGLLAAIKAGVAPESVRRPIAPTRVRRGDAPKAGSSHGSSSNGAARRVESRNGHLAGVN